The genomic interval CATTAGCGATGTATTCCTGCATCTTTTCTTGCAGGTCTTTCAGTCGATCCGTCGGCGAGCGGAGTTCGACGACGAAGTCGGGGCAGATCAAGCCAAATCCTCGACGCTGCTCTTCAGATAGCTCTTCCCAGCGTTCCCGTCTGACCCACGACGCATCCGGTGACCGCTTCGCGCCATTGGGCAGGGTGAAGAGTGTTGAGGAATCGAACGCGATCCCCGTGCCATCTTCCTCGGCCCAGGCATCTAAGCGACGGATGAGACGGCTATTGCGCCATCCAGATTCTAATCCTGTCGGAGGCATAAGCACTAATTCTCCCTGCGCGGTGAGTTCGAGCTGAAGATCCGGGTTTTCTTGGCACAGACGGATGAATTGCTCTTCGGTCAGCTTGGTTTCGTGGATGTTGAGTTTGAAGGGGAGGCGGTATTCGTCCGGCAGAACCATTTGCGACATAGATGGCTCCTTACGTTTCCTCGATCCTAAGAGCCTGTCCGAATAACCACTATCGTCCGCTTCTGTCATTCCGAGCGCAGCGAGGAATCTCGCTTGACCCGCTGAAGAAAGATGTCTCGCTCCGCTCGACATGACATATGACTCACCGTTATTCGGATAGGCACTAAATTCTTCAGGCAATTGTGGCAACAGCTTAGAGGCTGAGCAAGTGGAGGGTGGGGCAATCCCACCCTCCGAAGCTTGATTACGCAATCGCGTCGATGATCGCATTCAACGTCGCGCTCGGGCGCATCGCTCTAGAGACCTTCGCATCGTCCGGGTGATAGTACCCGCCGATGTCGACCGGCTTGCCCTGCGCGGCGAGCAATTCGGAATCAATCTTCTTCTCGTTCTCGCTTAGATCCTGGGCAATCTTCGTGAAACGCTCCGCCAACTTTTTATCCTGCGTCTGCGCGGCTAAGGCCTGCGCCCAGTACAGCGCGAGGTAGAAATGGCTGCCACGATTGTCGATCTCGCCGACCTTACGGGCGGGGGACTTGTTGCTTTCGAGGAACTGCGCGTTGGCCTGATCCAGCGTATCCGCCAGAATCTTGGCTGCGGGATTGTTCCCTGCCTTGGCCAGATGCTCTAAGGATGCCGCCAGCGCGAGGAATTCGCCGAGCGAGTCCCAGCGCAGATAGCCCTCTTCCTGGAGTTGCTGTACGTGTTTGGGCGCCGATCCTCCCGCGCCAGTCTCGAAAAGACCGCCGCCGCTCAACAGCGGAACGATCGAGAGCATCTTCGCGCTGGTCCCGATCTCGAGAATCGGGAAGAGGTCGGTGAGATAGTCGCGCAATATATTGCCGGTCACGGAAATCGTGTCCTTGCCTTCCTTTATCCGCTCCAGCGAGAAGCGAGTCGCGTCCGCCGGAGACATGATGCGGATGTCGAGGCCGGTGGTATCGTGCTGCGGCAGGTACTGATTTATCTTCTTGATCAGCTCGGCATCGTGCGCACGGTCCTTGTCCAGCCAGAACACCGCTGGCGCACCGGTCGCCTTGGCGCGAGCCACCGCCAGCTTCACCCAGTCCTGAATCGGAGCATCCTTCACCTGGCAGGCGCGCCAGATGTCGCCTTCCTCAACCTTGTTCTCCAGCAACGCCTTTCCGGATGCATCGACGATGCGAATCGCGCCATTGCCCGGCGCCTTGAAGGTCTTGTCGTGCGAGCCGTATTCTTCCGCCGCCTGCGCCATCAAGCCGACGTTGGGCACGCTCCCCATCGTGCGAGGATCGAAAGCGCCATGCTTTTTACAGAACTCAACGACCTCGTCGTAGACCGGTGCGTAGCAGGCATCCGGAATCACCAACTTGCAGTCCTGGAGCTTGCCTTCCGGATTGTACATTTTGCCCGAATCGCGAATGACCGGCGGTATGGAGGCATCGATGATGATGTCACTCGGAACGTGCAGGTTGGTGATCCCCCTGTCCGAGTTCACCATCGCCATCGGCGGCCGCTTCTTGTAAACCTCTTTAATGTCCGCTTCGATTGTCTTGCGTTGATCATCCGGCAACGCCTTGATCTTGGTGTAGAGGTCGCCGATACCGTTGTCCGGGTCGACGCCCAGCTTCTTAAGCGTCTCACCGTGCTTCTCGAATACATCCTTGTAGTACACAGTCACGGCATGACCGAAGATCTTCGGATCGGATTCCTTCATCATAGTGGCTTTCAGGTGTAGCGAGAACAGCACGCCCTGCTTCTTGGCATCTTCTATCTGCTCTTCGAGGAACGTGCGTAGCGCGTTCTTGCTCATGAACGTGGCATCGAGCACTTCACCGGCCTGCAACGCCAGCTTCTGCTTCAATACCGTGACCTTGCCGTCCTGGCCGACGAACTCGATTCGGGCCTCGGTGGCCGCCGGTAGCGTTATAGACTTTTCATTCGAGCGGAAATCACCGCCCTTCATCTGGGACACATGGGTCTTGGAGTCCGACGTCCAGGCGCTCATCTTGTGCGGGTGCTTGCGCGCATAGGCCTTCACGGAAAGCGGGGCGCGGCGATCCGAGTTTCCTTCGCGCAACACCGGATTTACGGCGCTGCCCTTTACCTTGTCGTAGCGCGCTTTGATCTCTCGTTCCTTGTCGTCCTGCGGATCTTCCGGATATTCAGGCAGTTTGTAGCCTTGGCTCTGCAATTCCTTGATCATCGCCTTCAGCTGCGGGAGCGACGCGCTGACGTTCGGCAACTTGATGATGTTAGCTTCGGGCGTCTTGGCCAGTTCACCGAGTTCGGCCAAGGCATCGTGCTGCTGCTGCTGTGGGGTCAGGTATTCCGGAAACACGGCGATGACCCGTCCGGCCAGCGAAATGTCCCGCAATTCCACGGTCACGCCCGCCGCCTTGGAAAAGGCGTTGATGATCGGCAGGAATGAATAGGTCGCCAACATCGGAGCTTCATCGGTCTTCGTATAGATAATCTTGTCTGCTTTTGCCATGGCTTTCCCTTCTTGAGTAACTGGTTTCGTTCAGCGCGTTCAACGCCGAACCGACCGTAAAAAAAGTGCGCGAATCATACCCACTTCGCGCTCTGACTCCTAGTGGGTGCCGAAAC from Deltaproteobacteria bacterium carries:
- a CDS encoding Uma2 family endonuclease; translation: MSQMVLPDEYRLPFKLNIHETKLTEEQFIRLCQENPDLQLELTAQGELVLMPPTGLESGWRNSRLIRRLDAWAEEDGTGIAFDSSTLFTLPNGAKRSPDASWVRRERWEELSEEQRRGFGLICPDFVVELRSPTDRLKDLQEKMQEYIANGARLGWLIDPWEKRVYLYRPHHSVAVLDDPATLSGESVLPGFVLQVRELW
- a CDS encoding NADP-dependent isocitrate dehydrogenase, giving the protein MAKADKIIYTKTDEAPMLATYSFLPIINAFSKAAGVTVELRDISLAGRVIAVFPEYLTPQQQQHDALAELGELAKTPEANIIKLPNVSASLPQLKAMIKELQSQGYKLPEYPEDPQDDKEREIKARYDKVKGSAVNPVLREGNSDRRAPLSVKAYARKHPHKMSAWTSDSKTHVSQMKGGDFRSNEKSITLPAATEARIEFVGQDGKVTVLKQKLALQAGEVLDATFMSKNALRTFLEEQIEDAKKQGVLFSLHLKATMMKESDPKIFGHAVTVYYKDVFEKHGETLKKLGVDPDNGIGDLYTKIKALPDDQRKTIEADIKEVYKKRPPMAMVNSDRGITNLHVPSDIIIDASIPPVIRDSGKMYNPEGKLQDCKLVIPDACYAPVYDEVVEFCKKHGAFDPRTMGSVPNVGLMAQAAEEYGSHDKTFKAPGNGAIRIVDASGKALLENKVEEGDIWRACQVKDAPIQDWVKLAVARAKATGAPAVFWLDKDRAHDAELIKKINQYLPQHDTTGLDIRIMSPADATRFSLERIKEGKDTISVTGNILRDYLTDLFPILEIGTSAKMLSIVPLLSGGGLFETGAGGSAPKHVQQLQEEGYLRWDSLGEFLALAASLEHLAKAGNNPAAKILADTLDQANAQFLESNKSPARKVGEIDNRGSHFYLALYWAQALAAQTQDKKLAERFTKIAQDLSENEKKIDSELLAAQGKPVDIGGYYHPDDAKVSRAMRPSATLNAIIDAIA